One part of the Clostridia bacterium genome encodes these proteins:
- a CDS encoding polymer-forming cytoskeletal protein, which produces METIIGRNTTLHGVLTSAGAVRVEGRVQGEIRAEGNVYVTETAVVEAEIHGRQVAIAGEVKGDVHASDRLDLIGTGKLLGDFYSPKVVVAEGATFEGRSHMTALEGAVAEAAATGER; this is translated from the coding sequence GTGGAGACGATCATCGGCAGGAACACCACGCTACACGGGGTGCTGACGTCCGCAGGCGCTGTCCGCGTCGAGGGGCGCGTCCAGGGCGAAATCCGTGCCGAGGGCAATGTGTACGTGACCGAGACCGCCGTTGTCGAGGCGGAGATTCACGGACGGCAGGTGGCCATCGCGGGTGAAGTGAAAGGTGACGTCCACGCCTCGGACCGTCTCGATCTGATCGGAACCGGCAAGCTCCTTGGCGACTTCTATTCCCCGAAGGTCGTCGTGGCAGAAGGCGCGACGTTTGAAGGGCGATCCCACATGACCGCGCTGGAAGGCGCGGTTGCGGAAGCGGCGGCGACGGGCGAACGATGA
- a CDS encoding peptidoglycan DD-metalloendopeptidase family protein encodes MAPSNDSRYLTILLLPDGAGRSRSVRIPAWLPKSLLFVALSGLFALVQFSHDYRAMARNVEELHRLQEVNAQQARDLEETRAQIAALQDELAKIQELDRTLRSELHIEGSPQSSAYGSPSAVTALAGGATAQGAPSSALPTSIVQATGALTELRAANAQIAASAQSVTGRSAAGLSSAALRQDAEALVQQAMAELASLTEIQAATTQYIRAAAHYPDQWPLAGAVTSTFGYRRSPLGWGREFHEGIDIAAPYGTPIRAAAAGVVVHAGWLTGFGRAVKIDHGNGLVTLYGHQSRIKVTVGQTVKKGQIIGYVGSSGLSTGPHLHFGVYKRGTPVDPMPYVTSDLYQYLKK; translated from the coding sequence ATGGCGCCGTCAAACGACAGTCGCTATCTCACGATCCTGCTTCTGCCCGATGGCGCCGGCCGCTCGCGCTCGGTGCGCATTCCGGCATGGCTCCCGAAGAGTCTCCTCTTCGTCGCGCTGTCCGGTCTGTTCGCGTTGGTGCAGTTCTCGCACGACTACCGCGCCATGGCCCGGAACGTGGAGGAGCTGCACCGGCTCCAGGAGGTCAACGCGCAACAGGCGCGGGACCTGGAGGAGACCCGCGCACAGATCGCCGCCCTTCAGGACGAACTGGCCAAGATCCAAGAGCTCGACCGCACGCTGCGCTCTGAACTGCACATCGAAGGCTCGCCACAGAGCTCGGCTTACGGGTCGCCGTCCGCAGTCACGGCCCTCGCGGGAGGCGCGACGGCGCAGGGCGCGCCTTCATCCGCCCTGCCGACATCCATCGTCCAGGCCACGGGCGCGCTCACGGAGCTTCGTGCGGCGAACGCGCAGATTGCGGCCTCCGCCCAGTCCGTGACGGGACGATCGGCCGCCGGCCTGTCCTCCGCAGCGTTGCGGCAGGATGCCGAAGCCCTGGTGCAACAGGCGATGGCCGAATTGGCCAGCCTGACGGAGATCCAGGCGGCCACCACGCAGTACATCCGCGCGGCGGCCCATTACCCGGACCAGTGGCCCCTTGCCGGCGCCGTCACGTCGACCTTCGGCTACCGGCGTTCGCCGCTCGGATGGGGGCGCGAGTTCCACGAAGGCATCGACATCGCCGCTCCCTACGGCACGCCCATTCGCGCCGCGGCCGCGGGCGTCGTCGTGCACGCCGGTTGGCTGACCGGATTTGGGCGCGCGGTGAAGATCGATCACGGCAATGGGCTCGTCACGCTCTACGGACACCAGTCGCGGATCAAGGTCACCGTCGGTCAGACCGTGAAAAAAGGGCAGATCATCGGATACGTGGGAAGCAGCGGGCTCAGCACCGGACCGCATCTCCACTTCGGGGTCTACAAGAGAGGCACGCCCGTCGATCCCATGCCGTACGTGACCAGCGACCTCTATCAGTATCTGAAGAAGTAA